The DNA sequence AAACTCTTTGTATATATCAAAACTATTATTCATATTGGATGTTTTATTGATAAGAAGTCTAGCTTCGCTGATGGTTTAATATAGAGCTTTCAAACGAATTTATTCCAGTGACTAACTCATAACAAAGACATTACAAAGACTAGCTTCCAAAGACTAGTTGACAACGACTAAAATCCAAATAGTACAATCCAAACACTAGGAAACAAACACTAAAGTAAAAGCATTACTTCCTATTTTTCCTTCTTATTTCTTCAACCAGCGATGCATGCACTTCACGTTGAGCTTCAGTCATTATACTTGTGTCTGCCATAATGATCTTTAAGTCCATTTCtttttcatgatttttgttAAATTCTTCCAATAAAGATAGCTTCCTACATTGAACCGCTGTCATTTCTTCATAGCGTTCAGCATCCACATCCACGATTTTCTTCTTTCCCTTTGCTTTTCTCTTTGCAGCTTTTGTGCCTTTAGGATGAACCGGGGATTCCACAATATTATTGTCATCTGGTGTCTCATTGTTAGCTGATGACGAATAAGCTCCAGAATCACTTAATTTAGTTCTCTTTGTACTCCCGCTATTTGTTGTAGGAGTTCTCCATTTTGGTTGCCTCCGAAGCTCACTCCAATGCTTATCAAAGTTACATTTCTTACCATATGTATCTTTGTGGAGAATATGGGCTTTCTCTATTATATCATCCATATTTGAGCCACTTCCAATTAATTTCTGTGCTTTCTCAAAGCATGCTCCATATTTTTGAGCCCCTTCATTGATTCGTTGCCATCTTTTTCTTATAGCTACAACCCCTCTTTTGATAAGACCATGATCGCTTTCTTCACAATATTGACGAATCCTTTCCCAAAATGTTTCACCCTTCTGATCTGTACCGGTTAGTGGATCAATTGAGACATTTAACCAAGCACTGATTAAAAGCTTATCTTCCTCCCATTTCCATTGAACACTATTTTCTCGTATATCTTCAACTTCAATGCTATTATCATTCAAATCTATGACTTCTCTACTATTAAAAGTAGAAAATTGTGACAGTGGAGATTCTTGAACATTTATTGGTGTCGGGTCATTTCCAAATTGTGGAAGTGATGTTGAAAAATTTTGGCCAGAAAGAAAAGGATACATTTGTGAATTTTGAGTAAATGGGaatgaattatttaaaaatggaaATGAAGGATTAGGAACATAGGAATTAAAATTCCGATTTTGCATGTTTGAAAATTGAGAATTTTCTATACTAGCATTTTGAACAAATGGAAAATATGAATTTGGATATTGAAatggaaaatttaaatttggggCTTGAGAATTAGGGTTTGGATTTTGTGAATTTGGAGGTTGAGAGTTATTGGGATTCATATTTCTTAGACAAATAAATTGTAGAAAGAAAAATATCAGAAGAAATATAAAGGGAGATTGCAATATGTGAATCTAAAACCAAactatttataacaaaaattataacagATATATTTATATCCGTTACCAAAAGAGAGCGGAGTAGTATATGAAAAGGTGTGCACAACGGTAATAGCAGAAGTTTTAAAGCAATAAAATATGTTTTCAAAAATCGTGCCGTAGCAGGTGGGCAAGGCCACCAAAGGGGACACTGACCACATTTTATGTCACACTCCAGTGGTGCTGTCCTCTTTTTTTCTGCCCAGGTCCACTTCACTCTGATCGAGGTGGAAGTTGGCCAACAAAACTATTTGCGCTGCAGTTGCTCTTATGTGCCTCGGATTACGGCAAAAAAATTGGTGACTATTTACTTTTTAGAATCCGAGACTCTGAGTGGATATAAGCGGGTCATCAAGTCGAACAATCGGGCTGAAATTTCCGATAAAAATGAATATGAGAATCGCCGGTCATcaatttgaaaaatgaaaagtttAGAAAGAAATCAAGTCTATTGATTTTGTTACTTATCATacattaagagcatctccaaccatacaaaccttttagctaaaaaatgagttgacattccaaatataaaaaatttagccaacctgttgaaaaaatcatactccaaccacgtgaacctattgtctataattttagccaacctcttatggatgactatatttgtcgaacctctacaggtctgtaagaaatctgtaggatgattgcacatcatttattaccatattaaactgatatattctattttaacaaactaaaatattaataacattccatttttaaattatagccaaccaatatagccaatactacTGAAGTACAAtctcttacaggttcagcaaattttacataatgtcttacaggttcaatttagccaacgccgttggagatgctctaagagcatctccaacggcgttggctataatcgttggctaaattgaacctctaagacattatgtaaaatttgctgaacctagaagacattttgcttcaatggtattggctatattggttggctataatttaaaaatagtatgttattaatattttagattgttaaaatagaatatatcagttcaatatggtaataaatgatgtgcaatcttcctacagattttcttacagacctgtagaggttcgacaaatttagccatccataggaggttggctaaatttatagacaacagctgaacGTGGTTGGATttgagtttttcgagctgttggctaaatttttctattttaagtatgccaactcatcttttagccaagggttttcgatggttggagatgctctaagaggtCATCAATTTGGAAAATGAAAAGTTTAGAAAGAAATCAAGTCTATTGATTTTGTTACTTATCATACATTAAGAGTTTTAATGATTTAGATGTAAgtagttttttagttagaatgAAGCGAAGGTTTataagagaaaattttaaattattttatgtcaTTAGTTGGCAAGTCTGGTACTTGAGAAATAATTTTGTTCATGATGGATTTTATCCTGAACCTAGTGTTCTGGTTATGTCAAAGTGGTTGATAGCAAATGGAAAGTGCCTTTTCCAGGCCGAAGATCAGTGTAGATGGAAGTATAGATATGAAAAATCCAGGATGTGGTTTAGGTATGAAAAATTTCGGATGTGGACTGATTTAGGTATTGTTATGCACAATAATAAAGGCGAATATATCGAAAAACAAGAAGTGTTTATTTCAACAAATTTAGTTCTCCTTTAGATGCTGAACTGTTAGCTATTAAGGGAGTTTGAAGACTACTAGAGATATGAGgtgctttaattttatttcataatcaaattgttttcaagttttggcactaatagaaaattttgaTCGAGGCTGCAATGATTATGATTGTTATCTATTGGATATTAAATCTTTTACGTTATAATCTTAggagtcatttgttaaatctggatAGTGATTCTGGATGACTGGAAATCTGGATAATCAGAATTTCTGAATGAATAATGTTAATTGTTAAcaattgtttaaatttatttggaCGATAATAATTtccaatatttttgtaaatgattaatgtcATATTTCTACAAGCCTCCCTTCggctatttattaattaaaaattcattCCCTCGTGTTCATCCATCACTTTTTCTCTATTTTAGTTCatatattaatgaaattaaaaataaaaagaagggGATAAAGAATATTGGTAGAATTGAcatcttaaaaatataataattttttaagaactatatattatattatatttgatgacTAATTAGGAGATGCAattcacaaaataaataaaataataaaaaccaaTAATTTCTATCCAAATGATTTTCGTAAGGAAAAAAATATGGCATTGCCGGTTACACTGTTAAAGGGAGATGCGGCGGAGACTAGAGAATGTAGCTGGACGATTGAGTGACGTAAGGTGAGACCGTGTCGTCCAGCTCTTTTTCCGACTCATCCaattcaaataatcaataaaCAAATGATCTGAACGACAAAAAATTCTGAACGAGCCAACAATCCGCTCATTCACctgttaacaaatgaccccttagtgATAATGAATTATCTTTCACTGTTAGAGAATCAACATGGTGGCACATATTTTAGCTAGATTAGTCATGGGTTATAAAATAAATGCTAGGTGGTGTAAAATTAAGCATATTGATCTTTTGATATTGTTGTAtcataaaaaaatctttttataaatacaaaatattaaatcaaaatatacttgattttgtttttaacgaaatatgattgattttaatgaaaAAGCGTTTCAGGGATGTAAAATAAAGCGAAATATAAAATTAGGGGTGCAAACTACTGTAAATTCTTTTCAACGTCAGAGTTAACAGAAATTTTAACGGCAGGGGTGCAAACTGCTAACGGATTTTAAGTTAGGAGAGCAAACTGACACGACATGAAGTCTATGTACCTAACCGTTTTTCGCGCAAAGATATGGGTTATAAATTGTAATAAGCTCTTTATAAATTgatacattttattatttaaaattttcattaattttttaaatatcttgactcataaatcatatcaaaattatttttaatatttatataaaaattaaattaatatttattttttattttcaaaaatatttttacatatcacttttaattttaatgatttctgaaataaattacaaatgaaaataatataagaatcaggaaaagaaaaaagaaataccTGGTGGGGGGTAGAGAATAGATTGTGAGGGATTTTGGGTAAACCTAAAACTAAAAGAAGGGAAAAGAGATGATAATTTTCATaaaacaaacaacaacaaaggGAATGAAACTGATTATTTCCCTTTCCCTTTGTTAGTTTCCCTAACCAAACGGCCTCTTAGTATAATAGGTCATGTTAGGAATATGTTAACCTTGACGATAATTCACAAcactttatataattttatttatgtatatattaaccTAAATGAAAAGTCAAAACACTTAGTATAATTTTGCTTAAGTAAATATAGCTAATCAAcgaataacatattatttgtaGTATCCGTTGATCATGTATTCAATCCACGGACGATGAACAGTAACAAAATAGGCATATTACAATTTAACAGTTGATATGATTAGTTGATCAACGAATAGAGTTTTTTTTGTCTATCAACGAATGTCTAGTTAGGATGTCAAGTTGTAAATATTCGTAATGTATACTACTACTCAAGTAAAGTGAAAATTAATAGCTAAATCCAAGCTATCAACGGATTAGGATTAAACTTCATCAACTGTTATTCAACCCATCAACGACTAATGTTGAAAAGTTACTGACTGGTAATAAGAAGCTATCAACGGCTAAGTCATGAAGCTAGCTATCAACGGTTATCACATTGACTTCTCAATTGCTAATTTGGAAGTTATCGGTTGATAGCACAGCAGATAAAAAGGACAACAATCACATGGGTTGATCAGATAacatataatttgttttggaaGCTAAGCCAAATAAGAGCCTAGTACTATATTGAAGAACTCGAAGCCTGTTATTTTGAACTACACAACATGGGAGTATTCAACAAAATTTTCTGGCaaccaaaacaaatatttcCAAGTTTGTACAAGTAAGAAAATTAGTGGGAGTGCAGCTTTTTCTAGTAATCAGAAAGTTCGATTATTTTCTGTTTAAGAAGAATTATAAACTTGGGATATATAACAAAGTGTTGTGTATCATTTTTCAAGTATCCAAAATATTGGGAAAGAAGAGCTACTTAAAACTGTTAGGCACAATCTTGTAAAGTAAGCTCTTCACTCTATTTGTATGCATTTATGTTGAAAAACACACACaatttttcattatataaaatctctcatgtggaaaataaaattataaaactcaCCTGAAATTTGGAAAgactaaaattttcatttaatttcagCTACAATCTATTATTACTCTTGTTTGAGTTTTAATACAATCCAGAAAATATTGAAAAAGTAAAAGAATATTGAAAATATTGAGTTTTAAGTGTGTAtcttatttattgaattaattcATTCTTgaattgatttaatttataagtgtatataattaaatagttTAAGTGGATGatattctatttaatatttattattaaaaattccaTTAAAACTCCTTTCttagctcagcaagacaatccatttgGTTGTCTTGCCAAGATTTGCTAGTCTCATGAAGGACACGGCAAGACAACTGGATAatttgtcttaccgtgtgtcaAAGTGAAGTGGCAAGACAACTATGATTTGAAGGCTTGCCAAGACATTCGTGATGGGTGTCTTACCGAATGGCTTCAAGCGGCTTACAAGACAAACAATCCTGTTGAACATCAAATGGGTGATAaagcttccaagacaatcttcTCTATTGTCCTACCGATTGGCTTCCAAGACAAATGATATATTTGTCATGTCGAGTGCCTTGCTAGACAATGTGTTAGATTGTCCTACATTGTCCTCTTTTGGCTTGCCCTTCTTGTTTTTGTCTTACCCTTCTATGATTTGTCTTTGCAAGCTTTGTAATTGTCCTacctagcttgtaattgtcttatcTTTCATTGTCTTTCAAGTTCattgatttgcctataaatatggctttcattcttcatttctaagtgttcatcattTTGTTATCTTTGATCAAGTTGCTAAACTTGCTTTGTTATATTCACAGAAGTTCTATGTTTTGATCACTCGTTTGCTTTAATCACTAATCGAGAATACatactgtcaaatttattctacggacattagtggacattaaaactgtaccctattaattatataacgacttaaaatattgttatattaattatttataatctgattaacaagtctaATCCAAATCCTATATATCCCGCGATTATTtagtatcgattgtattcaaccccctttcTATAATCGcttttggacctaacaattatgTATAGTAGTTGGAGATATTTGCTTGTGTATTGGTTATGTAGTGATTTTATTGATCATCTGACATcatgttttaaaaaaagatgttatgttgtaaattttgttattatttaatgttatttttctttttagttaCGGGAACTCAAAGACGACAAAGCACGCGTATTATTCTCTAAAAGCTAAATAGAAATATAAGCAACGATCTCATACATATTGATTTGGAAAGTAGTGATAAGGAGACTAATGAGATTGTCATTAAGAGAAATAATAGAGATAATAAGAAGATGATCATTGAATCAAGAACAAAAGAAAGGCTCAACATGaagtatttaaattttggatttatGATGCATTGAGTATTTTCTTTACTTTTGAGcacttttttataattaatttatgatgTAGTGAAAAATGTTGCTGAAACTAACTCTCACGATGATTTTGAAACTCCACCTCCAAAATCATTGAAACTAGTTGTAGAAAAGAGATTGGCTAACAAAATTGATGAacggccaaaaaaaaaaaggagcaaAAACATATCAATAAAAAACCTAAAAAACAAGGGAATTCAAGACTTGTTGATGAGGTATATAAATTTCCTTTATAATAATACTTTATGTTACATAATCTACCACTATTCAAGGGCCGATTATTTTcacttataataattatttatgtttgtttATTCAAGAAACTGATGAAAAAGAAGTGcgtgataa is a window from the Daucus carota subsp. sativus chromosome 8, DH1 v3.0, whole genome shotgun sequence genome containing:
- the LOC108198167 gene encoding glutathione S-transferase T3-like, which translates into the protein MYPFLSGQNFSTSLPQFGNDPTPINVQESPLSQFSTFNSREVIDLNDNSIEVEDIRENSVQWKWEEDKLLISAWLNVSIDPLTGTDQKGETFWERIRQYCEESDHGLIKRGVVAIRKRWQRINEGAQKYGACFEKAQKLIGSGSNMDDIIEKAHILHKDTYGKKCNFDKHWSELRRQPKWRTPTTNSGSTKRTKLSDSGAYSSSANNETPDDNNIVESPVHPKGTKAAKRKAKGKKKIVDVDAERYEEMTAVQCRKLSLLEEFNKNHEKEMDLKIIMADTSIMTEAQREVHASLVEEIRRKNRK